A section of the Capra hircus breed San Clemente chromosome 23, ASM170441v1, whole genome shotgun sequence genome encodes:
- the LOC102169753 gene encoding BOLA class I histocompatibility antigen, alpha chain BL3-7-like: protein MFPPPPHCPQVLVFLRPSPSPEPRAPPSSHSVTSDPGPAPGGGRAGSHPSPPPGSHSLRYFYTAVSRPGRGEPRFIAVGYVDDTQFVRFDSDTPDPRMEPRARWVEQEGPEYWDQETQGTKDAAQTFKLNLNTPCGNYNQSEAGSHTLQEMYGCHVGPDGHLLRGYDQFAYDGRDYLALNEDLSSWTVADTAAQITQRKMEQHMAERVRNYLEGECVEWLRRYLETGKDLLQRADPPKTHVIHHHISEREVTLRCWALGFYPEEISLTWQRDREDQSQDMDLVQTRSSGDRTFQKWAALVVPSGDEQRYTSCVHHEGLQEPFTLRWEPPQTSFLTIGIIVGLVVLALAVVAGAVIWRKRCSGENGGNCTQAASSDSAQGSKV from the exons ATGTTCCCGCCCCCTCCTCACTGCCCCCAAGTCCTGGTCTTTCTCCGACCTTCTCCGTCTCCCGAGCCCcgagcccctccctcctcccattccGTCACCTCGGACCCGGGACCCGCGCCGGGAGGAGGTCGGGCCGGGTctcacccctccccgcccccaggctcCCACTCGCTGAGGTATTTCTACACCGCCGTGTCCCGGCCCGGCCGCGGGGAGCCCCGCTTCATCGCCGTCGGCTACGTGGACGACACGCAGTTCGTGCGGTTCGACAGCGACACCCCGGATCCGAGGATGGAGCCGCGGGCGAGGTGGGTGGAGCAGGAGGGGCCCGAGTATTGGGATCAGGAGACGCAGGGAACTAAGGACGCCGCACAGACTTTCAAACTGAACCTGAACACCCCGTGCGGCAACTACAACCAGAGCGAGGCTG GGTCTCACACCCTCCAAGAAATGTATGGCTGCCACGTGGGGCCGGATGGGCATCTCCTCCGCGGGTATGATCAGTTCGCCTACGACGGCAGAGATTACCTCGCCCTGAACGAGGACCTGAGCTCCTGGACCGTGGCGGACACGGCGGCCCAGATCACCCAGCGCAAGATGGAGCAGCATATGGCGGAGCGTGTGAGAAACTACCTGGAGGGCGAGTGCGTGGAGTGGCTCCGCAGATACCTAGAGACCGGGAAGGACTTGCTGCAGCGCGCAG ACCCTCCAAAGACACATGTGATCCATCACCACATCTCTGAGCGTGAGGTCACCCTGAGGTGCTGGGCCTTGGGCTTCTACCCTGAGGAGATCTCACTGACCTGGCAGCGTGACCGGGAGGACCAGAGCCAGGACATGGACCTTGTGCAGACCAGGTCTTCAGGGGACAGAACCTTCCAGAAGTGGGCGGCCCTGGTGGTGCCTTCTGGAGATGAGCAGAGATACACGAGCTGTGTGCATCATGAGGGGCTTCAGGAGCCCTTCACCCTGAGATGGG aACCTCCTCAGACCTCCTTCCTCACCATAGGCATCATTGTTGGCCTGGTTGTCCTTGCGTTGGCTGTGGTGGCTGGAGCTGTGATCTGGAGGAAGAGGTGCTCAg GTGAAAATGGAGGGAACTGCACTCAGGCTGCAA GCAGTGACAGTGCCCAGGGCTCTAAGGTGTGA